The window GCTCTTTCGCCCCGACGGTAAATATGCATTTGTTCCTTCCAGCTTTACTCCGGAGATGGATGTTATCGATACGAAGACCTACAAGATAGTTGCAAGGGTACCGCAGGCAAGCCCGTTTTCCCCAAACCTTGCGGTCGATCAGGACGAAGTCTGGTTTACTCTCAAGGATTCGGGCAAGACCCAGGTCGTAAGCGCGAAGCCACCCTTCCAGACGCTGGCCACGCTCGAAACAGGACCCATCACAAATCACGTTACCTTCATAACAAACGAAGCAGGACGGTTTGCCTATGTCACGGTAGGAGGCAAGGACGAGGTGTTGGCCTACCGCCGCGTGACCGGCTCCGCGCCTCAGTTAGTGGCAACGATTAAAACTGGTGACCTGCCCCACGGCATCTGGGGGTCCGGCGATGGAAGTAAGGTTTATGTCGGTTTGGAAAATGGGGATTCAGTGCAGGCTATCGACACGATGACGAATCGCATTGTAGCCACGATCCCTGTCGGCCAGCTGCCCCAGGCGCTCGTTTACGTTCCCGGGGCAGTCTCCTCCGATGCGGGCAACGCCAATCTGAAGCCTCTCGGCATTTCAAGCGATGCGCTCCACCTCGAACTGGTCCCACCAACCTCTGGCGATTCACAGGCACACGCGAGTGTCTCGATCAACTCGCTCGGGCCGATCGACAACGTGCAGATCGCGGCAACGGGCCTTACGCCCGGGAAGAAGTATGACCTGATCCTGACCGGCGGCTCCGAACCTCAGAAACTGGCAACGTTCAAAGCTAACATTGGCGGCGTCGCGATCGCACAGACGATGGGGCCTATAAAACATGCTGTAACCCCGTCGCAGACCGCATCCGCTATGACGCTCGAGGTCCTGTCGGACGATGAAAACGGGGGTCAATTGGTGCTGAAGCAGATGTAGCCGTCGATGTCGGGCACGTGCAATCAACATGCCTATCACTGGCGGGTCAGGCAAACCGAGGGTGACGACGTTATCATCTCTACCGGCAGGGTGAACAGAAACGTCGCACCCCTTCCCTGGTTGGCGTTCGCCCATAAGCGGCCACCGTGTGATTCGATGATAGTGCGGCTGATCGCCAAACCCATGCCCGAGCCCTGAGGTTTGGTGGTGAAGAAGGCGCTGAAAATCTGGTCAGTCTTGTCGGCTGGCAATCCCACACCGGTGTCGCTGACTGAGAGTAGCAGTTGACCATCCTGAGCCAGCTCCGTTTTAACCATAAGTTCACCGCCAGTGTCTTTCATCGCCTCAATGCCGTTGAGCATGAGGTTCATCAATACCTGCTGCAGTTGCACGCGATCTGCCGTGACCGGAGGAAGTTGGGAGGCTAGATTCGCACGCATGTGAATCGAGTAGCGGTTGGCCTCACTGCGCAGCAGGACAAACATTGCAAGAACCAACTCGTTCACATCGACCAATCCACGTTCCGGCGGAGCGCCTTTCTTATAAAGAGATCGCAAACCGTCGATTATCTCCGTCGCACGGGTGCCGTCTTTCATGATTCTCGATGCCGCTTCGCGCGCCTCTTCCACATCCGGCCGGTCGCGCGTAAGCCATCCCAGGCAGCTCGCGGCGTTTAGCATTGCCGCAGTGATGGGCTGCCTTAGCTCATGAGACAGCGAAGCGGCCAGCTCTCCCATCATGCTGATCCGGTTCTCATGTGCGAGATCTGCCTGTAGCTGGCGTACTTTCTCGCGTTCCTGTTCTGAGCGTTTGCGATCTTCAATGTCCGTCAGAGTTCCATACCACTTGAGAACATGTCCGTGCTCATCACGGAACGGCACAGCACGAACTAGAAACCAGCGATAGGCGCCATTCGCATCGCGATGGCGTGCCTCATTCTCGAAGGGTGCGCCAGTCGCCAGCGACGCTTGCCACTTGCTCAGGTGCTCATCCAGGTCATCGGGGTGAATGGTGAGCTGCAAGCCAGAGTCCAAATTGGCTCTTTCTGACAGCCCTGTATAGTCCAGCCAAGGTCGATTGACAAATTCCGTGGACCCATCGGACCGGGCGGAGAATGCCATTGCCGGAATCGTTTCCACAACGTCCCGAAGGTGCTTTTCCTCTCTCCGGAGCTGCCGAATGCGCCATCGATAAAATGCCCCGAGCAATGTTACAGAAACGATCACGCAGACCGCACGGAACCACCATGTATTCCACCACGGAGGCAGGATCTTGATGGCTAACTCCAAGCCTGGCTCGCTCCAGGCGCCCCGGCTGGTTGCGCCCTGCACACGGAAGGTATACATCCTTGTCGGCAGGGTGGTGTAAGTCGCCAACCGTTGGTTGCTGCCCACCTCGTGCCATTCGTGGTCTAATCCGTCCAGCTTGTAGCGGTAGCGGTTGGTAGCCGAATTGAAATAGCTGAGTGCGGAGAACTCCAGCGAGAAGACGTTCTGGTCATGAGAAAGGGTGAAGGCGCTGGTGTAGCCGATGGACTTCCGGAGCGGTGAATCAGTTCCAATCGTCACGGGGTGGTTGAAGAGCCGGAAATCAGTGAGAACGACCGGCGGAACGTATGGACTGTCCCCCACCTTGTCCGGATGAAATGCTATGCCTCCACTGAATCCCCCAAAAAACATCTCACCACTCGAGCTTTTGAAACAAGTGCCCCAACCGGTCAAGTCCGCACCGGGAAGACCATCCGCGGCGGAGTAGTTCCTGAAGGTCTGCTTTGACGTATCGAATTGCGACAGACCGTTATTGGTGCTCATCCATAGATTGCCGCGTTCGTCGTCAAGGATGCAACTCACCACATTTCCAGATAAGCCATCTTGCTCGTCGTAAGTCTTAAATCTGCCGGTCTTTGGGTCGAATCTGTCCAGCCCATCCTGAGTGCCAACCCACATCGTCCCTGCGTGATCGATGTGCACAGAGTTGACCCGGTTGTTGCTCAGGCTCGTCGGGTCATTTGCGTCGTGCTGGTAGATAGCCGTGAACCGCCCTGTGGTTGGATCGAAACGTTGCAGACCTGAGGAATGCGTGCCAACCCATAACTCTCCCTGACGGTCTTCCTCGATCTCGATATCGACCAGCGCCCCGCTTTGTTTATCGGGCTTATACACGGTGAAGTGAGAAGTCGCCGGATCAAAGCGATTGAGGCCATCAAACGTGGTGGCCCACAGCGTACCGT is drawn from Acidicapsa acidisoli and contains these coding sequences:
- a CDS encoding sensor histidine kinase, which codes for MIKRTVLVRLAVGYSVAALLCSTTLGMAHDAAGRPDNRPVNVGVVRQAHVDPHTVILPVVDGKDIRFTRLSTEDGLSQTMVWQIVQDDQGFMWFGSQYGLNRYDGYKFKVFRHEPGVANSLSGVYIYSLFKDRSGTLWVGCDDFLDKFNPVTETFTHYRIDTAGSQGETVPVTTISQDHTGLLWLGTRKGLYRFDPSTGRIIHYRHDPNNPLSLSSDEIRTTGEDREGIFWVGTHEGLDAFDRDSGKVTLHVPLENLAPTSFYEDRFGVFWIFQLTGGGLGVFDRKTNTVTRYSFHKGHLSDALLTGVMTAFEDREGTLWFGTYGDGLVKYDRQGQKFIRYRNDPANPDSLSEDNVITLFQDREGDIWTGMFMLAPNRFSTRPPLFEKFKHEPGNPNSLKGTMVNGIYQDRKGILWISTIDALNRIDRNTGQYTFYQTAGPGVSPRPIAIVEDRSGFLWLGSDSHGVARFDPKTGALKTFRHSPTDRFSLSNDVVDRLLIDHNGTLWATTFDGLNRFDPATSHFTVYKPDKQSGALVDIEIEEDRQGELWVGTHSSGLQRFDPTTGRFTAIYQHDANDPTSLSNNRVNSVHIDHAGTMWVGTQDGLDRFDPKTGRFKTYDEQDGLSGNVVSCILDDERGNLWMSTNNGLSQFDTSKQTFRNYSAADGLPGADLTGWGTCFKSSSGEMFFGGFSGGIAFHPDKVGDSPYVPPVVLTDFRLFNHPVTIGTDSPLRKSIGYTSAFTLSHDQNVFSLEFSALSYFNSATNRYRYKLDGLDHEWHEVGSNQRLATYTTLPTRMYTFRVQGATSRGAWSEPGLELAIKILPPWWNTWWFRAVCVIVSVTLLGAFYRWRIRQLRREEKHLRDVVETIPAMAFSARSDGSTEFVNRPWLDYTGLSERANLDSGLQLTIHPDDLDEHLSKWQASLATGAPFENEARHRDANGAYRWFLVRAVPFRDEHGHVLKWYGTLTDIEDRKRSEQEREKVRQLQADLAHENRISMMGELAASLSHELRQPITAAMLNAASCLGWLTRDRPDVEEAREAASRIMKDGTRATEIIDGLRSLYKKGAPPERGLVDVNELVLAMFVLLRSEANRYSIHMRANLASQLPPVTADRVQLQQVLMNLMLNGIEAMKDTGGELMVKTELAQDGQLLLSVSDTGVGLPADKTDQIFSAFFTTKPQGSGMGLAISRTIIESHGGRLWANANQGRGATFLFTLPVEMITSSPSVCLTRQ
- a CDS encoding YncE family protein; this translates as MRFLVIPALLTACAVSGLAQTADRVYTADQTSNTVSVIDPATNKFLGSIHLGDDVPAALSPLYHGELLVHGLGFSPDHKTLAVVSIGSNSVTFIDTETNTVKGKVYVGRSPHEAFFRPNGKELWLVVRGENYVSVIDPVKMKEVRRIETANGPGMVLFRPDGKYAFVPSSFTPEMDVIDTKTYKIVARVPQASPFSPNLAVDQDEVWFTLKDSGKTQVVSAKPPFQTLATLETGPITNHVTFITNEAGRFAYVTVGGKDEVLAYRRVTGSAPQLVATIKTGDLPHGIWGSGDGSKVYVGLENGDSVQAIDTMTNRIVATIPVGQLPQALVYVPGAVSSDAGNANLKPLGISSDALHLELVPPTSGDSQAHASVSINSLGPIDNVQIAATGLTPGKKYDLILTGGSEPQKLATFKANIGGVAIAQTMGPIKHAVTPSQTASAMTLEVLSDDENGGQLVLKQM